From Debaryomyces hansenii CBS767 chromosome C complete sequence, a single genomic window includes:
- a CDS encoding DEHA2C11044p (weakly similar to uniprot|Q06163 Saccharomyces cerevisiae YLR318W EST2 Reverse transcriptase subunit of the telomerase holoenzyme), whose translation MENGQSFIDYLICKYPELDAKLLLKSSVFEKSDEYLRLLHESIIVEETVATHEDYNYRYHLFEANSHVELVDSVIAHLIRENSSNTLVNGYHDPSSNSVWGSKIFNPYVSFQVNFLKNESWNRLFNRIGKIRFLNLVLTTKCFIKISDVNYMQLFGLLPSFKSKISESLSKSRMLYKNQTKVINSLRFFSDEPLDLIEDIVPRETFKYRRNLPKKFRPLKRLCNQIIHNDSKCNYSSIYKEICTSFQPKTIKTNFDYVTEISVVIRFVLIVTGKIFPLNTWGTPKNKSEVIKKIVRFIKAGKNDKFLKDQLISSIQLSHIYWLGKTSEITSKQDYKLRVSLFSSFMEWFLSVYICKLVGSFWYVTEVSHGILSKDILHYPHNEWKRITNKWLNDYVKNYLVETTVSVEFNETSAFKKYNIGRLRLLPKSNDFRALCIPIKQIIGSNNLNKKEKETQKFQYLNHMNNNIRPIRELLLQKERDKLRLDKKSHPRCFSLRDIAHNICLFKHDLINKYTHIPKLFMLKFDMKHCFDNVSQDRILKSVEELFAEDSSDKVYYIRQFVESSVFKQELKKQRYVIKNESNVQEYNILEGQCSNFQFNRSPKIIVDKAKTFRFRKSQVLETVREHVFHSTMVSPNNTEKYFRRTKGVFQGLPLSATLCNLVYNSLVDENFQFLLNDNSDSILLRLVDDFLVISTDRSQCQKVYDIVLGQEFQSSGAFVNTSKTYWAETTMDLEDSIKFVGLKINPSTLEISPDADSNSSFISLSKYKSFKSVYLYLQWCYKVRLADHFIKLELVSFKAALKNIAIILNAIIESYYVHFKEILMRSGEFDEQPFQEFLLSLLHMTLRKYQLVNPNKAGMEEISTMFRKVIISKLSKNSVFQNTNSWLENSRML comes from the coding sequence ATGGAAAATGGACAATCTTTCAtagattatttaatatGTAAATACCCAGAATTGGATGCTAAATTACTTTTGAAACTGTCTGtgtttgaaaaatcagatgaatatttgaGGCTTCTACATGAATCCATAATTGTTGAAGAGACAGTAGCTACGCATGAAGATTACAACTATCGATATCACTTGTTTGAGGCCAATTCACATGTTGAATTAGTTGACTCTGTTATTGCTCACTTAATAAGAGAAAACTCGCTGAACACGCTTGTTAATGGTTATCACGATccatcatcaaattcagTATGGGGAtccaaaatttttaatCCATACGTTAGTTTCCAagttaattttttgaagaatgaGAGTTGGAACAGACTTTTCAACCGAATTGGTAAAATTAggtttttgaatttagtGTTGACTACTAAGtgttttattaaaataagCGATGTAAACTATATGCAATTGTTTGGTCTTTTGCCCAGCTTCAAATCGAAGATTTCTGAGCTGCTCCTGAAATCAAGAATGTTATACAAGAACCAGACTAAGGTTATTAACTCCTTGAGGTTCTTTTCAGATGAACCACTCGATTTAATAGAAGATATCGTTCCTCGGGAGACATTCAAATACAGAAGGAACCTTCCTAAAAAGTTCCGACCATTGAAAAGGTTATGTAACCAAATTATAcataatgattcaaaatgtAACTATTCTTCAATCTATAAGGAAATATGCACAAGTTTTCAGCCAAAGACAATAAAAACAAACTTTGACTACGTAACCGAGATTTCTGTGGTAATAAGATTTGTATTAATAGTTACTGGTAAAATATTTCCGTTAAATACCTGGGGTACTCctaaaaataaatcagaagttatcaaaaaaataGTTAGATTTATAAAAGCAGgtaaaaatgataaattcCTTAAGGACCAGCTCATATCTTCTATTCAATTATCTCATATATACTGGCTTGGGAAGACATCAGAGATAACGTCGAAGCAGGACTACAAATTACGTGTAAGCCTATTTTCAAGCTTCATGGAATGGTTTCTTTCAGTTTATATTTGTAAATTAGTGGGGTCGTTTTGGTATGTTACAGAAGTATCACATGGTATATTAAGTAAAGATATATTACATTATCCGCATAATGAATGGAAGCGAATAACTAATAAATGGTTGAATGACTATGTTAAGAACTATCTTGTTGAAACTACTGTTTCCGTGGAATTTAACGAAACTAGTGCATTtaagaaatacaatattGGACGTTTGAGGCTACTTCCAAAATCAAACGATTTTAGAGCATTATGTATTCCAATAAAGCAAATAATTGGTTCAAATAACTTGAACaaaaaggaaaaagaaACACAGAAATTccaatatttaaatcaCATGAATAATAACATTAGACCAATCCGTGAATTACTTCTTCAAAAGGAAAGAGATAAATTAAGATTAGACAAGAAGAGCCACCCAAGATGCTTTTCATTACGAGATATTGCACATAACATATGTTTATTCAAGCATGatcttatcaataaatatacaCATATTCCGAAACTATTTATgttgaaatttgatatGAAACACTGTTTTGACAACGTGAGCCAAGATAGAATATTAAAATCAGTTGAGGAGCTATTTGCTGAAGATAGCAGCGACAaggtatattatattagaCAGTTTGTTGAGTCCTCAGTTTTTAAGCAGGAGCTCAAAAAACAGCGTTATGTGATCAAAAACGAATCTAATGTTCAggaatataatattttggaagGACAATGTTCTAACTTTCAATTTAATAGATCCCCAAAAATCATTGTGGATAAGGCCAAAACCTTCCGATTTAGAAAGTCGCAAGTTTTAGAAACCGTCAGAGAGCACGTTTTTCACTCAACCATGGTTCTGCCAAATaatactgaaaaatattttagaagGACAAAGGGAGTATTCCAAGGTTTACCTCTTCTGGCAACACTTTGTAATTTGGTTTATAACTCGTTAGTCGAcgaaaattttcaatttttattgaatgataatTCAGATTCGATTCTATTAAGGTTAGTAGACGATTTTCTAGTGATTTCTACTGACAGAAGTCAATGCCAAAAAGTATACGATATAGTATTGGGACAAGAGTTCCAGTCGAGTGGGGCCTTTGTAAATACTAGCAAAACGTATTGGGCCGAGACTACTATGGACTTGGAAGATAGTATCAAGTTTGTGGGATTAAAGATTAACCCATCCACATTAGAAATACTGCCGGATGCTGATTCTAATAGTTCTTTTATATCACTTTCAAAGTATAAATCATTTAAGTCcgtatatttatatttacaatGGTGCTATAAAGTGAGGCTAGCAGACCATTTTATAAAATTGGAATTAGTTTCTTTTAAGGCAGCACTAAAAAACATTGCAATTATATTGAACGCTATTATTGAATCATACTACGTTCATTTTAAGGAAATCTTAATGCGACTGggtgaatttgatgaacaaccttttcaagaatttctATTGAGTTTGCTCCATATGACGTTAAGAAAGTACCAGTTAGTTAATCCTAACAAAGCTGGTATGGAAGAAATAAGTACTATGTTTAGAAAGGTcataatttcaaaactttcTAAAAACTCGGTATTTCAAAACACTAACTCGTGGCTTGAGAATTCGAGAATGCTTTAA
- a CDS encoding DEHA2C11066p (weakly similar to uniprot|Q9URQ3 Saccharomyces cerevisiae YLR316c TAD3 subunit of tRNA-specific adenosine-34 deaminase): MVFKNFNKINSFIADLSKSVKIIKRTSKQMGNNKENSTEHVDLENGIIHGVLKQVKYSPINSTDPKKAILTNVWCCDISPTQSKALITFIREFITPNETLPLVHVKRFNKVIENKPSEKPISILRTILCSSELFQNETEIINLLKEHGSDLDITSFNFYQKQIPRYPATTKEISQEWTSRYWPMSWKGNPNHQALKAANFNIPRERAMINKLLDALEEHQTAYDTGIPAVTIIAKKSKINGEHEILTVKFDNRDNHPLEHSVMKAIDDIAMKEKIRRCDLHGTTLDNADRTDLNYLCHDLLVYTTHEPCIMCSMALVHSRIGRIIYMKGVPETGGLSSNYQLGDRDGLNWKYDIWKWIGEEELSRLDNIVNSTDKASIETATNI, translated from the coding sequence ATGgtattcaagaatttcaacaaaataaacTCATTTATAGCAGACTTATCGAAACTGgtgaaaattattaaaagaacATCGAAACAAATGGGaaataacaaagaaaattcGACTGAACATGTGGATTTAGAGAACGGAATAATCCATGGCGTCCTAAAGCAAGTCAAATACTCGCCTATAAATTCCACTGATCCAAAGAAAGCTATCCTAACTAATGTGTGGTGCTGTGATATATCTCCAACTCAATCAAAGGCTTTAATTACTTTCATACGAGAATTTATAACTCCAAATGAAACTTTACCTCTAGTTCATGTCAAAAGATTCAATAAAGTAATAGAAAATAAACCTTCAGAGAaaccaatatcaatattaagAACAATATTATGTTCTTCGGAATTATTTCAGAATGAAACAGAAATAATTAATCTACTCAAAGAACATGGTTCAGATCTCGACATTACATCTTTTAACTTCTATCAAAAGCAAATCCCACGATATCCTGCGACGACAAAAGAAATTTCTCAAGAATGGACTTCTAGGTATTGGCCTATGTCGTGGAAAGGTAATCCTAATCATCAGGCATTAAAGGCTgccaatttcaatattccTCGAGAACGAGCGATgatcaataaattattagatgcCCTTGAAGAACACCAGACTGCTTATGATACTGGGATTCCTGCGGTGACCATAATAGcgaaaaaatcaaaaattaacGGAGAACATGAAATACTTACTgtaaaatttgataatagagACAACCATCCATTAGAACACAGTGTTATGAAGGCTATAGACGATATCGCaatgaaagagaaaattAGAAGATGCGACTTACATGGAACAACGCTAGACAATGCTGATAGAActgatttgaattatttgtgCCATGATTTGCTTGTATATACAACACATGAGCCATGCATTATGTGTTCCATGGCACTAGTGCATTCTCGAATAGGAAGAATCATATATATGAAAGGCGTGCCTGAAACTGGGGGCTTATCCAGCAATTATCAACTAGGTGATAGGGACGGCCTCAATTGGAAATACGACATCTGGAAATGGAtaggagaagaagaattactGAGGTTAGATAATATAGTAAATTCAACTGACAAGGCTTCTATAGAAACAGCCACTAATATTTGA
- a CDS encoding DEHA2C11088p (weakly similar to CA3888|IPF12967 Candida albicans), whose translation MATRPIFFCSSRRSRYATRNISLLYLDVISYSHNNETMESSIILENFMLSRASLHEVITLEQFERLFPRRVLKNTIQKIYEELVEQRESKSIEPAKNKIQEQFDVPLQDTIDKLKSSQAITVGRHSISDLVTRLDKLENIFVLQNSLIDDQITNVINDIKLICKEFNDIKYGNAWFRGGEETDIEKVMEETIRSVDKCDTIFR comes from the coding sequence ATGGCGACACgaccaatttttttttgttctAGTCGCAGGTCAAGATACGCTACGCGAAATATACTGTTATTGTATCTAGATGTTATTTCATATTCACataataatgaaactaTGGAGTCATCTATAATCTTAGAGAACTTTATGTTATCAAGGGCATCATTGCATGAAGTGATAACCTTAgaacaatttgaaagaCTATTCCCTAGAAGAGtcttgaaaaatacaattcAAAAGATATACGAAGAATTGGTTGAACAACGTGAATCTAAGTCTATTGAGCCTgcaaagaataaaattcaGGAACAGTTTGACGTGCCATTACAAGACACTATCGATAAACTTAAAAGTTCACAAGCAATAACAGTAGGAAGACATTCTATTAGTGATCTAGTTACCAGGTTAGATAAActagaaaatatatttgtaCTACAAAATTCTTTGATCGATGATCAGATAACAAATGTtataaatgatatcaaGTTAATATGCAAAGAGTTTAATGATATAAAATATGGGAATGCATGGTTTAGGGGAGGGGAGGAAACTGACATTGAGAAGGTAATGGAAGAAACTATACGAAGTGTTGATAAATGTGACACTATTTTCAGATAA